GCTAGCACCTGTTACTAGGGCAATTTTTCCTTCTAAGCTCATTTACTTTCCCCAGTAATTTTTAATGCCTTATTAAAGCTATCTACATCAAAAATAGATAATACAGTTACATTTTTATCTATTCTCTTTACTAATCCAGTAAGGACTTTCCCCGGCCCACATTCAATAAATGTGTTCACTCCTTGATCTATTAGAAACTTAATTATCTCTACCCAGCGTACTGGATGATTAAGCTGGCGTATTAAAGCATCCTGAATATCTTCAGGATTATTATTAATAGCCACATCTACATTATTCACTACTGGAATAGATGGAGAAGTAATAGAAATATTGGCTAAATATTCCTTAAATTTAGTTGCTGCTGGTAACATAAGCTGGCAATGAGAAGGAATAGTTACAGGTAAAAGTAACGCTTTTGCACCAATACTTTGTGCTTTTTCAATCACTTTATCTACAGCATACTTATGTCCGGCTACAACTATTTGACCAGGTGCATTAAAATTAACTGGTTCAACAACCCCATCATCGTTTAATTGCTGACAGATATCTTTAACTTCTTTATCTTTAAGTCCTAAGATTGCTGCCATTGCTCCTATATCTTTTGGCACTGCCTCTTGCATATAAGCAGCTCTATGGGCTACTACACCTACTGCAGTCTCAAACTCTAAACTATTAGCACAAACCCATGCACTATATTCGCCTAAGCTATGACCAGTCATAAATTCAGGAAGTTTTCCACCCATGCTACACCAAATCTGCCAAACAGCTACTCCCCCTGCTAACATCGCAGGCTGAGTATGCTCAGTAAAATTTAAACGCTCTTTAGGTCCGTTTTGCACAAGATGCCATAAATCGTAATTTAATACAGTAGATGCTTGTACAAATATCTCCTTCACTTTTGGATACACACTAGATAACTCAGCAAGCATACCCACCGTTTGTGATCCTTGACCTGGAAATAAAAAAGCGAGCTTACTACTCATAAACGTATATTAATACTTTAATAATGCTGAACCCCAAGTAAAACCGCCCCCAAAGGCTTCAAGAAATAGTGTATCTCCTCTTTTAACCCTACCATCTCGAACTGCGATATCAAGTGCTAGAGGTACAGAAGCAGCTGAAGTATTCCCATGGGAATCTACAGTTACAACAACTCGTTCCATAGGAAGATTTAGCTTCTTTGCAGTTGCTTCAATTATTCTAATATTTGCTTGATGCGGAATTAACCAATCAATTTCCCCCTTATCCATATTATTTGCAACTAAGGTTTCCTCTACAATTCGCTCTAAAGTACGTACAGCTACCCTAAAAACCTCACTGCCTTGCATTTGGATAAATGCTCCCTCTTCCCTTAATTTATGATAATTTTCAGAAATTCCAGCAGAAACAGTAAGTAACTGCTGATAATTACCATCTGCATGCAAATGGGTCGAGATAACTCCAAGATCTTCGCTTGACTGTAATACAACAGCACCTGCTCCATCGCCAAAAAGTACGCAGGTAGTTCGATCCTGCCAATCAATAATTCTGGAAAGAGTTTCAGTACCTACAACCAAAGCAGTATGTGCACTCCCTGTACGAATAAACTTTTCCGCAACACTTAGGGCATAAATAAATCCAGTGCAAACCGCTTGTATATCAAAAGCTGCTGACCCAGAAACACCTAATTTTTGCTGAAG
This genomic window from Candidatus Nitrosacidococcus tergens contains:
- the fabD gene encoding ACP S-malonyltransferase — protein: MSSKLAFLFPGQGSQTVGMLAELSSVYPKVKEIFVQASTVLNYDLWHLVQNGPKERLNFTEHTQPAMLAGGVAVWQIWCSMGGKLPEFMTGHSLGEYSAWVCANSLEFETAVGVVAHRAAYMQEAVPKDIGAMAAILGLKDKEVKDICQQLNDDGVVEPVNFNAPGQIVVAGHKYAVDKVIEKAQSIGAKALLLPVTIPSHCQLMLPAATKFKEYLANISITSPSIPVVNNVDVAINNNPEDIQDALIRQLNHPVRWVEIIKFLIDQGVNTFIECGPGKVLTGLVKRIDKNVTVLSIFDVDSFNKALKITGESK
- a CDS encoding beta-ketoacyl-ACP synthase III is translated as MVNRGASQLKNYARIIGTGGYLPEKVLTNADLEQMVDTTDEWITKRTGIKKRHIADTGQTACDLAEMASRNALKAAQISPSDIDLIIVATTTPDRIFPSTACLLQQKLGVSGSAAFDIQAVCTGFIYALSVAEKFIRTGSAHTALVVGTETLSRIIDWQDRTTCVLFGDGAGAVVLQSSEDLGVISTHLHADGNYQQLLTVSAGISENYHKLREEGAFIQMQGSEVFRVAVRTLERIVEETLVANNMDKGEIDWLIPHQANIRIIEATAKKLNLPMERVVVTVDSHGNTSAASVPLALDIAVRDGRVKRGDTLFLEAFGGGFTWGSALLKY